In the Leptospira sp. WS4.C2 genome, one interval contains:
- the xerA gene encoding site-specific tyrosine recombinase/integron integrase, whose translation MTLPVLEVQIPEHFPQAMAELFRSYRTYLKIEKNYSEHTLFAYLRDLKFFFEFCLKEEIDILTVDVLDVRAYFADLKATKKQDKRTQSRKLSSLRTFYKFLFREEKIGANPILQVSFPKTKKKLPKNFTQIETEDILDYEDGEKAEVLGKRDKAIVEVLYSTGLRVFELVNAKLSDLNEELTSLKVMGKRRKERFVFIGDEAQVALREYLEERGTAGPEEIFLNQRGGKLTTRGIRYILSERRTVMGMEKAITPHKFRHTFATDLLNAGADIRAVQELLGHASLSSTQVYLSVSRDRLKEVYRNAHPHAKK comes from the coding sequence ATGACCCTGCCAGTTCTTGAAGTCCAAATCCCCGAACATTTCCCCCAAGCCATGGCTGAACTCTTTCGCAGTTACCGAACTTATCTAAAAATAGAAAAAAACTATTCGGAACATACTTTATTTGCATACCTCCGTGATTTGAAATTTTTCTTTGAGTTTTGTTTGAAAGAGGAAATCGACATTTTGACAGTCGATGTTTTGGATGTGCGGGCATATTTTGCTGACCTGAAGGCCACCAAGAAACAAGACAAACGAACACAGAGTCGGAAACTATCCTCTTTACGTACCTTTTATAAATTTTTATTTCGAGAAGAGAAAATCGGAGCCAATCCTATTTTACAGGTAAGTTTCCCTAAAACCAAAAAGAAATTACCCAAAAATTTTACACAAATAGAAACAGAAGATATTTTGGACTACGAAGATGGTGAGAAGGCAGAAGTTTTAGGAAAACGAGACAAAGCCATTGTAGAAGTTTTGTATAGTACGGGACTACGTGTATTTGAGTTAGTCAATGCCAAGTTAAGCGATCTTAACGAGGAATTAACTTCACTCAAAGTCATGGGGAAACGTCGCAAAGAACGATTCGTGTTTATTGGTGACGAAGCACAAGTTGCTTTAAGGGAATATTTAGAAGAAAGAGGGACTGCGGGACCCGAAGAAATTTTCTTAAACCAACGCGGTGGAAAATTAACAACACGTGGAATTCGTTATATTCTTTCGGAACGTAGAACTGTAATGGGAATGGAAAAAGCCATCACCCCGCATAAATTCAGGCATACATTCGCAACTGATTTATTGAATGCTGGTGCTGATATTCGCGCCGTACAAGAGTTACTCGGTCATGCTTCCTTATCTTCTACACAAGTGTATTTGAGTGTATCGAGAGATAGGCTGAAGGAAGTGTATCGGAATGCACATCCGCATGCGAAGAAGTAG
- a CDS encoding nitrilase-related carbon-nitrogen hydrolase has protein sequence MKYFDQKWFLLSVGGVFIGFTGMNWNIPFFAWIALVPFLRYVRLGYSILTLLLAFIFIQTASTMRIVSEPFHIWIAILSGIQGGIVFTLLLWIWNQVRIKFSKKISPILSFSFLFTIVEWLGGYGSELGVWGMFANSQINNLILIQSASLFGATGISFLIYLVNASIEQSLSEYISQSKISKPSLYFLITCFLLFGGLSFYGTVRLTIPIEGKSIKVGTVTSKMDIQTIWLDPNQNQKNTDLVFDRTKQAAEEGAKVVVWNEGAVIINRIDEDSFLKKVSTLAKEKEIEIITAYIVPLKEKEFFMENKLHWIGKDGSTRQIYFKQFIPPGEPISHNPSEIRVVTTDWGKMSAAICYDFDSLQLTKKHSDLGTGITFIPASDWKGINPFHTEMAALRGIENGSSIVRSTRGALSGIYDAYGRAKGTLDYYEDNDGILVVSVPISSVPTLYNKLGNWIIGLGGLYFVISAVVILVDVLKNRS, from the coding sequence ATGAAATATTTTGATCAAAAATGGTTTTTGTTATCTGTTGGTGGAGTTTTTATTGGATTTACTGGGATGAATTGGAACATTCCTTTTTTTGCCTGGATTGCCCTTGTCCCTTTTTTACGTTACGTCAGGCTTGGATATTCCATTCTAACCCTTCTTCTGGCATTCATCTTCATTCAAACAGCATCGACCATGCGGATTGTTTCTGAGCCATTTCATATTTGGATTGCCATCCTCTCTGGAATCCAAGGCGGTATTGTATTTACTCTCTTACTTTGGATTTGGAATCAAGTGAGGATAAAGTTCTCCAAAAAAATATCTCCTATCTTAAGTTTTTCATTTTTATTCACGATTGTCGAGTGGCTGGGAGGTTATGGTTCTGAGTTAGGTGTTTGGGGGATGTTTGCCAATAGTCAAATCAACAATTTGATTTTGATACAATCTGCATCCTTATTTGGAGCCACGGGAATTAGTTTTCTTATTTATTTAGTAAACGCAAGTATCGAACAATCCTTATCTGAATATATATCTCAATCTAAAATCTCTAAACCTTCATTATACTTCTTAATCACCTGTTTTTTGTTATTTGGTGGATTATCTTTTTATGGGACAGTCCGTCTTACCATTCCCATCGAAGGAAAAAGTATCAAAGTCGGAACAGTGACTTCGAAAATGGACATTCAAACCATTTGGTTAGATCCTAATCAAAATCAAAAAAATACCGACCTTGTTTTTGATCGAACCAAACAGGCAGCAGAGGAAGGTGCAAAAGTAGTTGTATGGAACGAAGGTGCCGTGATTATCAATCGAATAGATGAGGACTCTTTTCTTAAAAAAGTATCCACTTTGGCCAAAGAAAAGGAAATAGAAATCATCACAGCTTATATTGTTCCTCTAAAAGAAAAAGAATTCTTTATGGAGAACAAATTGCATTGGATCGGAAAGGACGGATCCACTCGCCAGATTTACTTCAAACAATTCATTCCTCCTGGGGAACCAATCTCTCACAACCCTTCCGAAATCAGAGTGGTTACAACCGATTGGGGGAAAATGTCTGCAGCGATCTGTTATGATTTTGATAGCCTGCAACTAACAAAAAAACATTCTGATTTAGGAACAGGAATCACTTTTATTCCCGCTTCGGATTGGAAGGGAATCAACCCTTTTCACACGGAAATGGCTGCCCTCCGTGGAATCGAAAACGGATCTTCTATTGTTCGATCAACCCGCGGGGCTTTGTCTGGAATTTATGATGCATATGGAAGGGCCAAAGGAACCTTAGATTACTATGAGGACAACGACGGAATTTTGGTTGTTTCTGTTCCCATATCCTCGGTTCCCACATTATATAATAAGTTAGGGAATTGGATCATCGGTTTGGGAGGACTCTATTTTGTCATTTCCGCTGTAGTAATCCTTGTGGATGTACTAAAAAATAGGAGCTAA
- a CDS encoding TetR/AcrR family transcriptional regulator yields MSQGSRKHLDPLLSFPLKERKFAKTRTNLTFAILKELESKAFEEIKIKELCQMAEVSEPTFYNYFPEKGDLILHYIQIWSLQVSVFAHEKKLSGSGLGMLSALFRYTAKESKKNPRILLEIISFQARTRKSLQQPKLTKAERVLLFPGIVGIEDMDADGVEGIIRKAISVAAKNGELPTSTDWKSFSMAIASCFFGVPVLSFQLKQNLEKLWLESLYYLWRGAGGKI; encoded by the coding sequence GTGTCTCAAGGTTCAAGGAAACATTTAGATCCACTTCTTTCCTTCCCTTTGAAGGAAAGAAAATTTGCTAAAACTCGAACCAACTTAACCTTCGCCATTCTAAAAGAACTAGAATCAAAAGCCTTTGAAGAAATCAAAATCAAAGAACTCTGTCAAATGGCCGAGGTTTCGGAACCGACCTTCTATAATTATTTTCCTGAGAAGGGGGACTTGATCCTGCATTACATCCAAATTTGGAGTTTGCAAGTCTCAGTTTTTGCCCATGAGAAAAAATTATCTGGATCGGGACTTGGGATGCTTTCTGCATTATTTCGGTATACTGCAAAGGAATCCAAAAAAAATCCTAGAATCCTTTTGGAAATCATATCCTTCCAGGCAAGGACTCGGAAATCATTACAACAACCAAAACTCACAAAAGCCGAACGAGTGTTACTCTTCCCTGGGATCGTTGGCATTGAAGATATGGATGCCGATGGGGTAGAAGGAATCATCCGGAAGGCAATATCTGTGGCTGCCAAAAATGGGGAACTCCCAACATCGACTGATTGGAAATCTTTTTCTATGGCCATCGCTTCTTGTTTTTTTGGAGTTCCTGTTCTCTCTTTTCAGCTAAAACAAAACTTGGAAAAACTTTGGCTTGAGTCTCTGTATTATTTGTGGAGGGGAGCTGGTGGAAAAATATAA